The Rhodamnia argentea isolate NSW1041297 chromosome 7, ASM2092103v1, whole genome shotgun sequence genome contains the following window.
CTAATCTCTGCTTTTTGTCTTTTGCTTCTACAGGCTAAGTTGGAGACTCGTGCAATCATAACATAATCATGGTACTGTTTTTCCCCCTAACAATCCTAGTTGGTATTGGCATAAGGTTGGGAGTCACTGTTCAAATTAATTGATATGTTTGATTAATTGATGGTCGCGTGATGGGCTAATAACCTATGGTGGTTATTGGATGGAGGTTTCTGACTGTAAACAAAGAGAGGTTACAAAAGCAGTTATCTTTGAATAAAAGATAAGTTGGAGATGGGGAACAAATGTATGTTTTGAGAGAACGTCAGTTTTTCTCAAATGAGAACAACAGTTTATATCTCGCCAAAACGCTTTCAAGAACAATGCTCCCGAGATTCCATTGCACTTATTCGGATGGCAAATTCTCGCAAGATCGTTCGTCGATGGCACTTAATTTGTGGACAGCCGGTACCTTTCCTCTTGTGATCGTACTTTGATTGGCAATACAAGTTAGTAAGTCATTGAGCATGTTATAGTATGTTTTTCCGCAAATTTGTCGTATTAGAATAGGAATTCGTTTCCATTAGTCAACAACGTGTATAAGAGTGATTGAGTGACTCGAGAGTGATTGTAATCTCTCTCTCGATATTGTTATGTCTTAAATTGAATTGTCCATTTCGGATCGCTAacggtgccatgtaggacgatcgATAATGATTGAACCCTACGTCAGCGAAGTCTGGTAGCAATGGATTCGAAAGATTACATTAAAATTTTAcgcaaatatttaggactatattgacaaaattagaaagtttactATTGAATTAACATCGGTATTatatgtttagaactgattTAATAATGTTTTTCCCTAAATAAACATAATAGGAGTAGTGTAGTCGGGTTTAATAGTATAAAGGTAATCTTACCATAACCCCGGAAACTTCAATAAATTTGCAAACCTATAAAGTAGGAATTCATTAGAGATTCTTCACTCAAGGCATAACTCAAAGTTGTGTTCTCGTGAAAGACAAAATAAACATGCAATCCCTCTTTTCACATGTGGAGGACGAACTTGGAGGTTGGTGATTAGTGAACGCGTACAAAATGGGTCTAGTCAAACAAGTGCACAAGTTGCATTATTTGACGCTGTTTTTTTAGGTTGCATTTAGCATGAGAGGAGAAGCTCTGCGTTTTCTTCACGGTTGCCTTGTGGCCCATCACGACATGAAGTAAACTCATGCATTCCTTCCTTCCACAGGAGTGAACCTAGATTGGCACAGAGAAAACGGGGCTGAATGACGGTGATGGCGAGCCTCTCGATTTGTCTCAGACCTCTCAAGTTTTGCCACAATGGAAGATTCGACATTGGATAAATTCTTGCCGAATGCTTGAGAGGGAATTGTTACATTCTGCCTCCCATCTCTATTTCTCAGCTTCGGAAAATCTCTCCTCATGAAGCTCAAAGAATTTCACGCGGCCCTTGGACATTCTATGGTATGAATTCGATCTAGTTTTACCTCTATTGTTGGACCTGTGATGTTTATCTCTGCCTCAAATCACTAGTCGCCTCGCTAAgttgtcatctcgcaacttctTCCGTCACTTCTTAGGGAACGATGCCATACCCCCTTCGCCATGGATTTGATTCTTTCAATGGATACATGGATTCGTATAACAAGACGAATTTTACCTCTTCCAAGGTAGTAGTTGTACTTCCATATAACAGTGAAACAGTAAAGTATTGCCATGACTTTGGTAGAGACACCAACATCATCATGCCCcgaatccatcatgagtttgttAAACTCATTTAAGAGGGCTCTAATGGAAATTCCTCAACAAATCAGAAAAGAAATATCTCTTCGACATGTATATGTGATTATTGAAACCCTTCATTGCATAAAAGGCCTTATGCTTTGCCCACAACACTAAGGTATCCTTCTTCTCAGCCAATTTTATTAATATGTCTGACATGTTTATACTCTTTGCCCTCCATCTTTACTCATCCTTATCGGCCTCTAACATCATTTCTGACAACTTATCCTTGTCTTTCAACGCCTTAGACTAAAATGGAGAATACAAAGCTTAAAATAGCTCAATGGCCCAACTATTTCCTAATTCTAAATTTCACCCAAATCAAAACCCACAAGTGTAATATGAGAAAACTCATagagaaattgagaaatttctCGGGTGAAATCCCAATGTTATAAACATAGTATTTGATCCATAATGGCAAAAGGACACCagagtgccaaaatttgtgttCGCCATGGAGATAAAATGACTACTTAAGTATCAAATAGGAGAAATTTTAACCAAACTGATTATGTGGCAATTATAATTGAACTTTTAATGTGACGTGGCTGTTGTTTTGGCTAGATCtaacacctagagggggtgaatggTTGTTTGTAATCAAATGCGGAAATAAGATATTCAAGTTCGATAGGTGCAAAACTAATCAGCAAAATCATGCAATGCTTATATAAAACAATTGATAGAGGCAAGTAAAAATAGAAGACAATGCACaagagattatagtggttcggccttgataagcctacgtccactctcccacatTAACAACCTattggttggattccactaagTAATCAAGAAAGAGATTATAGAAAGATGTGATTGCCACAAGCACTTCCATAGAAGTGAGTAATGCCTCTATCAAAGCTATCTCGCTCTACACACTTGCTTTGTATACACCTCTTACAAGATCTCAAGTAAACGGTCAAGTAGACAATTTTAACAAGTAAAGCTCTCTTGAAAATAAGGATGATGAACTCTTGATCTTTCTCACTGGTCTTCGAAGTTGGTGCTCTTTATACTCCTCATCTTCCAAGCTTCTCATTGGATAGAACCACCTTgaggatcaatctccaaaaaCTAGCTATTGGTTGATTAAATAAAGATCACAAACCGTTGAAGTGAGAACGATCGGAAGTCTTGAGAGGATTTGctcgcccatacaatcaaatcccgGAATCCTTAAATCTAGCttctaataaagaaaattatctaAGGGGcgattgccaatcaatcaagattcctTGTATGGAAAGTCACAAGAATATCTTTGTGATTGAtagtcaatcaatttaacttagaAACTCCTAACCAGATATTTGACCATTAGTGAGGAAAATTTATCATGTTCAATAAATAAGAATAAGATTAAAGTAAACAGTGAGGATTAATCTGAAGATTAAATATATCTCCCATAGAAACTCATAAGAGTTTGCCTCTATTGTGAATCCTGCTTCTATCAAAATAAAATCGTTAGGCTCATTAAGTATAAAAGGCATGGGGATATATTCCTAATAAATCCTCATTGTATTGATCAGAATCTTTTCAATAAGCCGAGTTatgtttccttcaaaatcaattatatttttctcaatgaaaaaaaaatgaaaactgataaaaatgaaaaaataagctaaaaatttttctttcggtccacatggacttctacacttaaaaatgaaaaaaaaaaaaataaagtccaCCTCgattgaaaaacttaaaaataagctaaaaactgataaaaatttaaattaaatttcgaaataagctaaaaatttaaaagaaaaattaaaaaaattaaaaaaaaaaaaaaaaaagaagcaagggCTTGCGCAGCCCTCACTGGAGAAGATGGGGATGGCCAACAGGGGCTGCGCAAGCCCCAGGCGGCCGGTGACCCCTGCCGACTTGGGCAAGGGTTGGCCACCCTCACCCAATACCCTCGTCTGATCTTTTCGCTTCCCAAAATACTTggccttttattttatttccccCACGCCAAATCACTTCTCAAATTAGAATTTCAAACTGaattcgcaattttttttttaaaattgattttgcaaACGCAATACGTACAAAAACAGGCTGAAGACACTTTATTTGGCCCGATACGAAAGGCCCCTTTGGTGGTAATTTGTCCGTATTTCCCGCTTGACGCGTTTGAACTATTTAAGGTATTTAACATCCGAAGTATGTCGACATAATATCGACACACTCTCTCGCCGATTACCTCAATGTCATCGAACTGTTTGTCACTATCCTTTCCATACATCGCTGCCCATCAACCCTTTCCTTTAATTCTTTCATGTTTTTGCGTAACAATCCAGACATCCGTTGACTCAAAACTCGTATAAATGGTTAACGATGACCTCACTGTTTCTCCAGTAATCTCAAGGCAACACAACTATATACTGAATCTCCGGAACAACCTGAAAGTCTCAGAAGCCCAAGAAGGATCTGAACAATCGACACAGGTGACAACCCTGTGATTTACCGGAGGCACGACCTTGGAGTGGCGCCCCATTGTGAGCACAAATTTGCTGGTCGTCCGATCTCAAAGTTATGCGGCTCTTGTGCCTGCTTGCATTGATCCCGCTCGTCGTGGCAGACTGCACGTGCGAGAGCGATAGCGAGGAGATCAACAAGAGCGAGGCCCTCAAGTACAAGCTAGCGGCCATCGTGTCCATCCTTGTGGCTGGGGCAATTGGGGTGTGCCTCCCGATCCTGGGGAAGACGATCCCGGCTTTGCACCCAGAGAAAAGTGTCTTTTTCATCATCAAGGCCTTTGCGGCTGGGGTGATACTGTCAACCGGGTTCATACACGTCCTCCCGGATGCCTTTGAGAATTTGACCTCGCCATGCCTAAGCGAGACCCCGTGGGGGGATTTCCCGTTCGCGGGGTTCGTGGCCATGCTGGCCGCCCTTGGGACATTGATGGTGGACACTATGGCCACTTCTTATTATAGGAAGTTGCACGCCGGCAAGGCTGGATCTGACAAATGCGTCGGAGATGAAGAGAAGGCTGGAGAAAACCAAGGTCATGTACATGTGCACACGCATGCAACTCATGGCCATTCTCACGGTCCGATATCCATGGACTCAGACTCGGAGCTCCTGCGGCATAGAGTGATATCTCAGGTgaatttctcatatttttcagtCGGCAGTGATATCGAATTTACATTCGCATTAACTCTATTGATTCTTCTTCCTAATATCGATAAGGTGCTAGAATTGGGGATTGTGGTGCACTCAGTGATCATAGGGATTTCACTGGGCGCTTCAGAGAGTCCAACGACGATAAGGCCTCTTGTTGCTGCCTTGTCCTTTCACCAATTCTTTGAAGGCATGGGTCTTGGTGGATGCATCTCTCAGGTACTTTTTCTCCTTAATCCTCAAatcttcttttgaattttcattcatATTGAAGTTTATTTCCTGGTTTGAGCCGTTGGAAATCGATGTCTTTGCTCAATTGGGTACCATTAATTTCCTGAATGCGTTCAAAGCATCTGATTTTTCCTGTGTCGAGCTCGTCAGCTCTGGTTTCATCGTAAAATTTATCCATAAGATGATGAATCAATCTCTATCATCTTAGAAATCTTTTGACAAGATACTAGTTGTCTTCTTATACGGGCCGTGATGTGACGTAAAAGAAATTTGCATTGAATCTAAACTCAAGTCATGTTAAAGCTGATCTCTGGTTTCTGTCTTTTGCTTCTGTAGGCCAAGTTCAAGACTCGGGCAATTGTAATCATGGCCCTGTTTTTCTCCCTCACAACCCCAGTTGGGATTGGCATAGGGTTGGGAGTCACCAACGTTTATGACGAGAACAGCCCGAACTCACTCATCGTGGAGGGCATCTTCAATGCTGCATCTGCGGGGATTCTGATTTACATGGCCCTGGTCGATCTTCTTGCTGCAGATTTCATGAGCCCTAAGTTGCAGAACAGCGGGAGGCTCCAGTTCGGGACCAACGTAGCTCTTCTTCTCGGTGCTGGCTGCATGTctcttttggccaaatgggctTGAAGCAATGGAAGCAAACAAGAAATGGAACAAAAAGAGATCAACCGTGCATTTTTAGTTACTTGAAAGGCTTTGGCTTTTCCTTAGTCCCTCCTAGGCATTAGTCAATGAGCATCTATGATTGTTCGACCATTTCATGATGTTGGAGCTCGAGTTAGACGACGATTCGTATATGTTCGGGGAATAAACGTCGGAATTTCTTCTTAATTTACTGATCCTAGTTGATGCGCACACACACGAGAAGTACCTTGACATAAACGCTGCAGAataggtttttcttttcacgGTTGATTCTTATCAAGTGAAAGTGGGCATCATTGAAATCTTGTCTCGCGGTTTGAGCTCGTCAAGAAAACCTGATTCAAGTAGAAATTTAAGTCCAAATAGCACTTGGGGTTTGACACTCAAAACAAGCAAGAAAGCTATTAGAATATATCTTGAATCTAAGCCCGAagcgaaaatctaaattttgaaaacagATATATTTTGACCTTGAAATTAAAGATAGGATTTGTTTTGAATATCACGGAAATCTATCTTGATGGAAACAGTTTGATATTTCATGTTCGATATATTTCAAATCACGATCAAGAACAGAATTCCCTTATTGGAGTCGGCcagaaataaaataggaaataggaAAGTCAATGTGGATTTTTATTGACCGAATTCTATTAGGATTGTGatatataattttctctttttgtttcacgTGTTCCAAGAAGTTACGTATGTTTATATATAGCTCATGGGTTGGATGATGCGTTTTTTTTACACAGAGACTTGGATTAGTGCGGCCACAAAAGAATTTTTGGTGGGCAATTCAAGGCAGAGCTTCACTCGTGAATTACATTCATCTtgtgaattttaaatttatctttaaagaattgaaagattatttcgtAAAGAATTACAAGGCTAAACATTATATTCGTTATTAAATGTAACTGgaattgaaaaatatgagagtgtttgagtgactcgagcgtgatttgtaatctccatcgtatcgcttgatctatagtagAATTTCGCTTGATCTataattcgttgctgctctctcATGaatatcgcttgatctatagtggaatttcgCTTGATCTATAATGGGATTCGCTCTCCCGTAGACGTATGTATCTACGACCAAACCAcgtccgatttattttttgattctatctattttattatttgatcaCTTGCTTCCGTGCCACAAAAATATTGCATTATTTTTGCATTCGAGTTGGAttcaaaatttgattaaatttctTAGTTTGAGTCAGCTAAAAGGCTTCCTATTTTGTGTATGTGTTTTATTATCAGAATATTATGTATATTTGAGAGGtggattttgttaaaattttgcccactattttttttttcaaaaataacatgtcatttcgttTACTTTCTCGTGATACAAGCGAGAAATATcgcaattcaatttcaaaccaaaatacatacagacaacttcaaaataaaataagctccAGATAACAAAAGAAATCACAGAACAAGATTATGGGTTACAAGCTCAAAGAGCAGAGCTATTTTTTAAGGCGGTCATACCAACCGTCTTCAATAATGAGCACAACCTGAGAACTCCATTTGTTGCTACGGCTTTACCTTTTGGTGTTGTGCGCCTAGGTTTAGCGTCCCCAACACTATCACCGAACAGGATAAAAAAGTTGAAcaagcatagatttgacacgaACGAAACTTGCATGAACCTCCTTTGATCTTTTTCCAAATTGGACTTGTTCGCCACAAAATCCGAGGAGAGCAAAACCCCGAAAACATAGCAGAAAATCCCAAACCTAAACTAGATCGGGGATAGAAATCtctaaaaaatgagagaaagaaaTTTCTGGATCTATGTTACATCGAAAGAGAAAAGCCCAAACGAAAAAGAAGATCAAAATAACTTAAGAAAATGgtgagggggagggagagatccctctctctctccctttgagAGGGTTTTGGTTGGAAAGGAGGGGTGATtcgtacaattttttttttttttgcccactATTAAGGAGAAAAGATTTGGCCGTAATAATCAATCGCAAGTTAATAAATCAAACGGGATACGAATGGCCCCTTTTGAATCTCCAGTATTTGCCGTTTCACATTATCTATTTTTAGggcatttaaaattcaaataatgtCCACCTAGTACCATCACACACTCGGTCGCTACTTACataaaattcatcaaaacatTTGTCCCTATATGGTTTTTACATCACTTCCCATTAACACTCTCGCTTAAATGCTTCCGAGTTTGGTCAACAATCCACACATCCATTGGACTCGAAAACTCTTTGTAAAATGCTCAGCCACAGACCTCACTTTTTCTCCACTAATGTCAACAACACATCTATGTATTAAATCtcgagagaattaccaaaaaaggccATAGCAAGGCTGCCCTCGCCCAGGTGCAGGCGAGGGGACCTCGAAGCCATGGCCGGCCACAGCTAGCCGGCCATAGTAGGAGTaggaagaaaatataaataaaataaaaaaatagtaaaatatcgTTAAAAATTTATCTACATCAGCCATGGCCTTTAAAATAGACTAacttggcacaattacaaaatgtttatgacttaattggcacgaTTGCAACATATTTAGGTAATTTTCCCATTAAATCTCCAACAAGCTTAAGGTCTTGGAAGCCCAAGGATAAGAGCATTCGACCCCCTCACATCGTACATTTTGCCAAAGGTAAAACCTAGGCACCCCATTGCAAGCATAAATTTGTCGTTCGATCCCAAGTCATGCGGCTCTTGTGCCTGCTTGCGTTGATCCGGTCGTCCTCGGTGGTTGCACGTGCGAGAGCGAGAGCAAGGACCGCAGCGCCAAGCCCTCAAGTACAAGCTAGTGGCGATAGCGTCGATCGTCGTGGCGGGCGCACTCGGGATGTGCTTCCCGATCTTTGGGAAGACGGTCCCGGCTTTGCACTCTGAGAGAAGtataaactttttcatcatAAAGGCCTCTGCGGCTGGAGTGATACTGTCCACCGGGTTCATTCACGTCCTCCTGGATGCCTTTGAGAACTTGACCTCACCGTGCCTGAGCTAGACCCCGTGGGGGAACTTCCCCGTTCGTGGGGTTCGTGGCGATGCTCGCTGCTCTCGGGACACTCACGGTGGTCACTCTagcaaattttttataataaaaagttGCATGCCGACGAGGCCGGACCAGACAAAAGCgttggagatgaagagaagGCTAGAGAAAACCAATGTCCTTTACACGTGCATGCGCATGCCTCTCATGGCCATTCTCATAGTATGATATTGACGGACTCGGACGACAGCTCCTCGGATCTCTTGCGGCATAGGGTAGTGTCTCAGGTTAATGACATGATCTGCAATTCCACATTAGTCGTCTTGACTTGCTTTTGCTATTATcgttttgttttgttgattCGAATATTTTCCCGGTGCCCGTAACGCATTCTGGAGGGTTCCGCTGCCCGGTCATGGTGGGCCAACGGGTTGCTTATTTTTATGGtgaaattaagaggttttaggttttaaccttttgggcatatatattttgttcgttttatcattgtattagtTGAATTTGTAGAAAAATATAGTAAAATCTCTTTACCTAATCTTGGTGAACGTAATCTGTgcgtctttccaatttttctcatctttgaTCGTCGTTATAAATCCTTGTTTAACTTGAGTAAAATCAGGAtagtcatttatattttctagtgGGATTGAGTTCTAattaaatttggaaattaaTTGAGCTAACTCTTCTTCataagtatttttctttttctttttttctctcttctatgtattttatttttatttttctcccctACTTCTTTGGCTAGCAATCGGGCGTCGGGGAGGCTGAGCTTGCAAGATTCCGGCACTCGAGCTCGCCTATGGTCGATCGCCAGCCGTCCCCACGATaggtagaggaagaaagaaaagaaaaaaaaatcataaaacaaaaagtttgaaagtaaaaagaaagaaaagaaaagaaaattaaaaaatttctaaaaagaaaaaggaatatgAAGAAGTGGAGGGAGGaaatatgaggaaaatattttcctcttctcataaaagaaatcattttcctcacttttaaatgttttttttttccatgagaggaaaatattttcctcgacTCTAATGGAGCCTACATTATAAATTGCCCTTATGTTATTATGGTAATGACCAAACAAGATTTATTAAAACCAACgtttgttttctctcttttgccttTGGCCAAGTTTGAGACTCGGGCAAAAGCGCAATCATTGCGCTGTTCTTCTCTTTGCTGACTGCATGTCTCTCTTGGCCAAATGGGCTTTGAAGCAAATCTGCTTGTAACGGTAGATCCTGTCCGATATACAGATGACTGACGAGAGAAGTAGTTTCATGTGAAATGCAATGAAGAAGAGAACTTTTGCAGACAATTCCGGTGGAAGAAAAATTCTCCGCAAACGTCCTTCTTCCTCTGTCGATTTCTGTTGTTTTCAATGCGATTCCCTGAACTTGGATCCAACATCTAATGTGGTCCGTCAGCTTCTAAATAAATGTAGTTTGTGAATTATGTTGGACATATTTACCAAAATAATTCATCTAATTGTTAGAGCTTTgtaaattttccaaaatggtgaaTGGTTTGATTTCTCATGACTTTGTGGCTCTCCCCACTCTCATCAAGAGAGTATGGATTCTCTTTTTCGCCTTGTTAATCCCCTCTAACCACATAGGCGTATTGAGTTCTCACAAATGGAGAGAACAAAACGAGAGGATTTTAGATGCTCTTGAAGCACATGATTGATTATAAAATAGTCATAAATCTATCATAACCATGTCAATtcagtaataatttttttttcttttgccaattgagttctaaatcttttgtatttgtatcaattcagtcctctAACCAATTTTGACCCGAAATCACCGATgacgataatttttaataatattttaatacattttcaaaaaaattatgtatatttttccttttttcattttcttttctttctctttcttgtttcttctccccttccttcttcctcaagccAATCGCCGGACCTTGTGGACTAGCCGGAGGCGAGGGTCGTCGAGGTCAACCTCGCGAGCCTCTGGCGAAGCTTGCCCCCGCCGGCCACTCGCAAGAGCGAGCTTCGCACAACCATGGCACGGTGGACCTCACCTAGCAACGGTGAGGGCAAGGTCGACCTCTCCCGCCTTTGCCTCTAGCTGGTTTCAAGGCCCTTGCCAGCCTTCAATCAAAAAATAGCGTTGGTCTTGTCACGGGAGATGACcaatgtccacattagcaatctTTGATCAAAATTTGCCTAATagacacaattgaaaaaaatagaaaaggtttaggataaaattggtatcagtaaaaagtttaggacggAATTAACACTAatgaaatagatttaaaactttgtcCGACACTTTCCCCTCATTTAGTATACTAAGAACGAAACTGTCTCTAAAGTAGGAAACCTAGTCCATGAtatcaaaaaatacttttcctaTATCGGTATTTCTCTCGCACTAGATCACTTCTCTAGTAGAAATTTAACCCAAATTTGCAGTAACAaataagggttaatatcacaaaaaattacaaactagtGTATACATGTTGCATTTACTCCCCTATTAATTTTCGTGTCTTAAATCATTGTAGTCCTAACCTATACATTGTGCATTGTCTTAATTTTGtattaagttatttattttcttgctaAGTTTTATAATAGTCCTTTGTCCTaaatttgtatttatgtcattGAGTCATCAATTCAATAGTGGTgtgtttaaaatatttttgatatttaataatttttaaaataatttttaaaaccaACAAATgcttaaattatttaa
Protein-coding sequences here:
- the LOC115752462 gene encoding zinc transporter 8-like, encoding MRLLCLLALIPLVVADCTCESDSEEINKSEALKYKLAAIVSILVAGAIGVCLPILGKTIPALHPEKSVFFIIKAFAAGVILSTGFIHVLPDAFENLTSPCLSETPWGDFPFAGFVAMLAALGTLMVDTMATSYYRKLHAGKAGSDKCVGDEEKAGENQGHVHVHTHATHGHSHGPISMDSDSELLRHRVISQVLELGIVVHSVIIGISLGASESPTTIRPLVAALSFHQFFEGMGLGGCISQAKFKTRAIVIMALFFSLTTPVGIGIGLGVTNVYDENSPNSLIVEGIFNAASAGILIYMALVDLLAADFMSPKLQNSGRLQFGTNVALLLGAGCMSLLAKWA